The DNA window GGAGAGTGAAGCACAAACACTGAAAGATGAAGTGTCGAGATTAGAGCTTGAAAAGGAAGCAGCAGCGTGTAGGTACGAGCAATATCTTGGAAAGATATCGGAGTTGGAGAACATAATCTCTACTAAGGAAGATGAGACAAGGATGCTTAAGAAGCAAGCAGAAATGGCTGAAGGCGAAGTTTCAAAACTGAGAAAGGCCGTTGCTGATCTGagcaaggagaaagaagcttcTGCTCTCCAATACAAGCACTGCTCAGAAACGATATCCAAGCTTGAGAGAGAGTTATCTAGCACAAAAGATGAAGTTGAATGCCTTAACCACGAAGTCTTGATTGGAACTTCGAAGCTCAGGACTACTCGAGAGAAGTGCAATCTGTTAGAGATGTCTAACCAAGCATTGCGTATTGAGGCTGATGATCTGGCAAAGGAGATTGCAATGAAAGATCAAGTGCTCTCGAGTAAGCAGGAGGAGCTCGAGAAACTTCAGTCTGGTTTGCATGATGAGAGCACCCGGCATGCACAAGTTGAGGCCACTCTCGAGGCTCTGCAGAATCTGCACTCTCAGTCCCAAGATGATCAGAGAGCTCTTGCCTCAGAGCTCAAAGAGATGCTTCGGATGCTAGATGACACGGAGGCAAGCAAACGAGGTTTGGAGGAGGAGCTTAAGAAGGCTAGGGATGAAAATCATAGTTTAAGTCAAACTTCGTTCTCTTCACCCGTGTCTATGGAGAATATGCAAAATGAGATCCTTAGTTTGAAGGAGATTAGGGAGAGGCTCGAAAAGGAAGTATTGCACCATATGGGCATAAGCACATCCCTTCAACATGAGATTTCATGTTTGAAAGAAGAAATTGAGCACTTGAACAAGAGTTACCAGGCTTTGGTTGAGCAAGTGGAAGCAGCAGGTCTCAACCCGAAATGCCTTGGGACTTCAATGAAGAGCTTGCAGAACGAGAACTCGAGGATTAAAGAGATGCAAGAAGAGGACAGCAGGGAGAAGGAGATTCTCCTAAAGAAGTTAGAGAGCATGAATGAAATCTTGAAGAAGAAAGTAGCAGCTGAGAAGTCCCTCTCAGACTTGAATGGTGAGCTGGAGACATCAAGCGACAAGGTGAAGGCGCTGCAAGAATCCTGCCAGCTCCTCCAAGGAGATAAGGCCAGTCTTGCTACTGAGAAAGCTTGTCTTCTATCTCAGTTGCAAGTGATAACTGAGACCATGAACAGTTTAGTGGGACAAAATGCTGTTCTTGAGAACTCGTTGTCTGCAGCAAAAGTTGAGCTTGAAGGCTTGAGGGAAAAATCGAAGGGATTAGAGGAGATCTGTGATTTGCTCAAGAATGAAAGGTCATATCTTTTGTCTGAAAGGGACAGTTTGGTTCTTAAGTTGGAAAACGTGGAGAAAAGACTTGAAAGCCTAGATAAGAAGTTTACGCGATTGGGACAGAAATATGCGGACTTagagaaggagaaggaagccATGCATTCCCAAGTGGAAAATCTCAAGGTGTCGTTAGGTGAGGAGAAGCAGGAACGAATAGGTTCGCAGCAACTAAGTGAGATGAGGATGGCTGGACTTGAAACCGAGATCCATCTCCTCCGAGAAGAAAACAAATGGAAGAAGAAAGAATCAGAAGAGGAACTTGAAAAGGCTACGAAAGCACAGTTTGAGATATCAATCTTTCAGAAATTCATTCAAGATATGGAAAACAAGAATCACTCCCTCATCATTGAGTGCCAAAAACACGTTGAGGCATCTAAATTGGCCGATAAAGTGATTTCAGAGCTCGAGAGTGAAAGCCTTGAGCAGCAGGTGGAAGCTCAGCTCTTGTTGGATGAAATTGGAAGGCTGAGGTCAAGCATATACCAAATTTTCATGGCCCTCGAAAGCAGTCCAGATTGTGCACCCAAGGACAATGGCGAGAGTGAGCAAGCTTTGGTGCATCAGATTCTTGGAAGTGTTGAAGATATGAAATCTGACGTCTCcaaaaatgaagatgaaaagCAGCAGCTCTTCGTTGAAAACTCGGTTCTGGAGGCCCTCCTTGAGCAGTTGCAGTCCAAGGGCATGGAGATCGAGCTGCAGAAGCAGCACTTGGAACAGGATGCTGAAATCATGGCCAAGAAACTTGCCATTGTGAATAGTGAAAAGGAAGAACTCTTAGAGATGAACAGACAGTTGAAATCAGAACTGAGCAATGGTTATCAGGCAGCTTTCGTGCTACAGGCTGCTCTGGCAAGTCTCTGTGTTCGACAAGGTGATCTGCAAACGGCTTATAATGCATTACACGAAGCACACTCTCGAGCAAAGCAGGAAAGTGCATGTTTGCTAAAGAAGTTCTCTGATCTGATAGAGGAGAAACGTAGAGCGGATCAACATAATGATGATATCCTATTGGAATTATTGGCAAACACCAATCAATCTGCCATGTTGAAGAACTTTGTAGCGGAGAAAATTGTGGAGTTGAGATCGCTACTCGAAGATCTGAACAATCAACATGAGGTGAACAGTTGTCTTGGAAGGGAAATGAATGAGTTAGGGGGAACGCTTGACCTACAAAAGGCCGAAAATCTAGCCCTCAAAGACGCCGTTTGCAGCTTAGAGTCTGAGATTCAAGAAATCAGAAAATGCAATGTTCAAATGAAGCAGGAGATAGCAAGTAGTGCAGAGAGGTTAATTCAGACCAAGACGAAGCTCTTTGATACAGAAATGCAGCTTGACGCTACTGAGAAGCTTAACTCCACATTATTCACAACAGTAGCTGAGCTGAAGATCGACGTTCATAGGTCGCAGCAGGAAGCAAAAGATCTAAAGAAGAACGAGGCCCGTCTCTCCGAAACTAATTCCACACAGATGAAGGAAATTCAGAgccttcacaaagtcaaaaagAAATTAGAGTCTGAACTTGGTCTACTTCATCAAGAAATCGAAGAAAATGTTGTGAGAGAGCAGACACTTAGTATTGAGCTCCAAGGAATGAACAATGAGTTTGAACTCTGGGAAGCCGAAGCAGCTACTTTTTGTTTTGATCTTCAGGTCTCTTCTGTCAAAGAAGTTCTGTTAAAGAATAAGGTTCAGGAGCTCACTGGGGCATGCCAGAATCTTGAGCATAAAAATGCTGAAAAGACATCGGAGATTGAACAAATTAAAGGAATGATTTGTCTCAAGGAGAGTGAAATCAACGGACTGAAATCCCAACTTTCAGCATATGATCCTGTCATAGCTTCCCTAAGAGATGATATAACACTCATAGAACACAATGTACTACGTCGTTCTAACCTTAAAGCTGCACACAGTCAAGAGACAGAGGTAATATATCCTTTCTTGCAAGTAGATTGAATTTTCCATTTCTTCAAGTTCAAGAAATTTACTATGTACAGTTTCCTTCCCTTATTAGCAGTTTCTGGAATTTGCCATTCCTAGTGAAGCCACATCTCAGATGCCTTCGGAAGATCAATCCCTTCATAGTTTGCAGAATTTGCAGAAGAGAGTTAAGGTAGTCGGAAAGTTGATGGAAGACTTGAACAAACCTGTTTCACGGAGAAGATCCAATTCGAAGAGCAAACAAGAACCAGTGATGAGTGAGGTTGACCACCCTAAGATGCAGCACAACTTTGGTAGAGATAAGCATGAACGCAGCAGCAAGAAAGCGTATTCAAGTGAGCTAAATGACTCTCCCAAGTTGCAGAAAACAAAAGCCAAAGCCTCAGAAGCCCGAAATATGATGCTAATGAAAGATATTCCTCTTGATCAAGCTTCTGATAACTCATATAACTCCATGAGGAAGACGGGGAATGCTGGCTCTGATGATCTGATGCTTGAGCTGTGGGAGACTGTCGAGGATGGCAACAGAGATAAAACAATTGGGGAATCTCTTAGCATATCGCGCAAACCAAAGGGAAGGTACAGAGTTTATGATCAATTACTACCATCCACTGATTCAGATATGGAGAAAGAGTTGGCTGTGGATAAGCTGGAGCTCTCATCTAGATTCGCCGAGCCTAGTCAAGAACTCAACGACAAATACATCCTCGAGACACTTGCCTCTGATGCTGAGAAGCTGGAATGTCTCCAGGTGGCACTGTGCGACCTGAGAAGGAAACTTGAGGCGAACAAGAAGAGTAGAAAGAGCAAGAATATCGATTTTGGAGACGTTAAGGAGCAGTTGCAGGAAGCAGAGGATACATTAGTGCATCTGATTGATTTGAATGTTCAGCTAGTGAAGAACATAGAAGATTGCCCTCCTGAAGAAATGGCATCTCCAAGGCTGAAAGAGACGATGAAGACGTGGAGAGTCAAGGTGATGGAGCAAGCTGAAAAGGGGTCCGAGAGGATCAGCGTGCTGGAACTAGCCGTGCAAAAGATTCAGTTCGTGCTGTCGAAGGTTGAGGATGAAGGGAAAGGTAGCAACAGATTCTTGAGGAGCAGAGCTGTGATTTTGAGGGACTTCATTAACAGTGGAAGGAAGAACAGTGGGAGGCGAAAGAAGGGCCCGAACTGTGGGTGTTTCAAGCAATCAGCTAGTATAAACAGAAGCCGCTATTGAGTTATGGATTTGTCTTAAAGACTGATTCTTGAATGGTGTTGGTAGgtttattatttctttcaaGTTAGTTGAGACAGACTGATCTCTCCTAAGTTGAGAGGAACTGTAATAACTAGATGCTCAGTTTGTGTATTTTCAGCTCATTATTATGTTGGTGTTAGAAATATTTGTGTTTCATATGCAAGAAACCCAGTTTGGATCTTCAATTTTGCTGCCTTCAATTCTTGTCTTTGATGCTTGATTGTGTAGGTTATTGTAGACACGTCTTCAATAGTAGTCCTATAATAATATATAGATTTCTAATGTATATCAAGCTtagaaaatggaaggaaaacTTAGATAAAGAATTAGTATGATTCTAACTTATTTAGAATATCACTGGATATTAATTAATGACTTATATTTTCGATTACTATGCTTTTAAATCTTTGATCTATTATTGGCCTCTTCAGTGTAGATTAATGATTTCTATGCATTTGTAGAATCTTTAATTTACTAGTTGGGTATAATGGATTAAGTGTTTAGCTCTAATACGTTTAATTCTATTGGaatgataaacaaaaaaaaatactaccttCTTCTTCCACACTTCTTCTTCCACATTAgtgtcacattttgccattttggtcaaTCACACAATAatagtcacatttcacttttaccataaatgataaataaaccCTATATTCCATCAACTCTAATAACATTTTATTCTAAAACtacactaacttattcaactaacttttctttacatttctaaaaatccacccccacattaaatatgaaacttTGTGG is part of the Salvia splendens isolate huo1 chromosome 6, SspV2, whole genome shotgun sequence genome and encodes:
- the LOC121806337 gene encoding protein NETWORKED 1A-like isoform X2, encoding MANLSHSESRRLYSWWWDSHNTPKNSKWLQQNITDMDGKVKCMIKLIEEDADSFARRAEMYYKKRPELMKLVEEFYRAYRALAERYNHATGELRHAHRTIAAAFPDEVPSELTDEGDVDCMLENTQANSPSDQKESDGAMKKSGLKQLEEMFGSNETSPQDALVQLSTENQNLKDKILSETERAGSAEIEVCSLKKTLADMEVEKESILLQYQLCLKKLLEIEGKLRHAQLDSTRLSEKAGRAETEVETLKETLIQLESQKIAEMVKNEEYFEKISNLEAMTSRMQEDMKVLDTKTFAAESEAQTLKDEVSRLELEKEAAACRYEQYLGKISELENIISTKEDETRMLKKQAEMAEGEVSKLRKAVADLSKEKEASALQYKHCSETISKLERELSSTKDEVECLNHEVLIGTSKLRTTREKCNLLEMSNQALRIEADDLAKEIAMKDQVLSSKQEELEKLQSGLHDESTRHAQVEATLEALQNLHSQSQDDQRALASELKEMLRMLDDTEASKRGLEEELKKARDENHSLSQTSFSSPVSMENMQNEILSLKEIRERLEKEVLHHMGISTSLQHEISCLKEEIEHLNKSYQALVEQVEAAGLNPKCLGTSMKSLQNENSRIKEMQEEDSREKEILLKKLESMNEILKKKVAAEKSLSDLNGELETSSDKVKALQESCQLLQGDKASLATEKACLLSQLQVITETMNSLVGQNAVLENSLSAAKVELEGLREKSKGLEEICDLLKNERSYLLSERDSLVLKLENVEKRLESLDKKFTRLGQKYADLEKEKEAMHSQVENLKVSLGEEKQERIGSQQLSEMRMAGLETEIHLLREENKWKKKESEEELEKATKAQFEISIFQKFIQDMENKNHSLIIECQKHVEASKLADKVISELESESLEQQVEAQLLLDEIGRLRSSIYQIFMALESSPDCAPKDNGESEQALVHQILGSVEDMKSDVSKNEDEKQQLFVENSVLEALLEQLQSKGMEIELQKQHLEQDAEIMAKKLAIVNSEKEELLEMNRQLKSELSNGYQAAFVLQAALASLCVRQGDLQTAYNALHEAHSRAKQESACLLKKFSDLIEEKRRADQHNDDILLELLANTNQSAMLKNFVAEKIVELRSLLEDLNNQHEVNSCLGREMNELGGTLDLQKAENLALKDAVCSLESEIQEIRKCNVQMKQEIASSAERLIQTKTKLFDTEMQLDATEKLNSTLFTTVAELKIDVHRSQQEAKDLKKNEARLSETNSTQMKEIQSLHKVKKKLESELGLLHQEIEENVVREQTLSIELQGMNNEFELWEAEAATFCFDLQVSSVKEVLLKNKVQELTGACQNLEHKNAEKTSEIEQIKGMICLKESEINGLKSQLSAYDPVIASLRDDITLIEHNVLRRSNLKAAHSQETEFLEFAIPSEATSQMPSEDQSLHSLQNLQKRVKVVGKLMEDLNKPVSRRRSNSKSKQEPVMSEVDHPKMQHNFGRDKHERSSKKAYSSELNDSPKLQKTKAKASEARNMMLMKDIPLDQASDNSYNSMRKTGNAGSDDLMLELWETVEDGNRDKTIGESLSISRKPKGRYRVYDQLLPSTDSDMEKELAVDKLELSSRFAEPSQELNDKYILETLASDAEKLECLQVALCDLRRKLEANKKSRKSKNIDFGDVKEQLQEAEDTLVHLIDLNVQLVKNIEDCPPEEMASPRLKETMKTWRVKVMEQAEKGSERISVLELAVQKIQFVLSKVEDEGKGSNRFLRSRAVILRDFINSGRKNSGRRKKGPNCGCFKQSASINRSRY
- the LOC121806337 gene encoding protein NETWORKED 1A-like isoform X1; translated protein: MANLSHSESRRLYSWWWDSHNTPKNSKWLQQNITDMDGKVKCMIKLIEEDADSFARRAEMYYKKRPELMKLVEEFYRAYRALAERYNHATGELRHAHRTIAAAFPDEVPSELTDEGDVDCMLENTQANSPSDQKESDGAMKKSGLKQLEEMFGSNETSPQDALVQLSTENQNLKDKILSETERAGSAEIEVCSLKKTLADMEVEKESILLQYQLCLKKLLEIEGKLRHAQLDSTRLSEKAGRAETEVETLKETLIQLESQKIAEMVKNEEYFEKISNLEAMTSRMQEDMKVLDTKTFAAESEAQTLKDEVSRLELEKEAAACRYEQYLGKISELENIISTKEDETRMLKKQAEMAEGEVSKLRKAVADLSKEKEASALQYKHCSETISKLERELSSTKDEVECLNHEVLIGTSKLRTTREKCNLLEMSNQALRIEADDLAKEIAMKDQVLSSKQEELEKLQSGLHDESTRHAQVEATLEALQNLHSQSQDDQRALASELKEMLRMLDDTEASKRGLEEELKKARDENHSLSQTSFSSPVSMENMQNEILSLKEIRERLEKEVLHHMGISTSLQHEISCLKEEIEHLNKSYQALVEQVEAAGLNPKCLGTSMKSLQNENSRIKEMQEEDSREKEILLKKLESMNEILKKKVAAEKSLSDLNGELETSSDKVKALQESCQLLQGDKASLATEKACLLSQLQVITETMNSLVGQNAVLENSLSAAKVELEGLREKSKGLEEICDLLKNERSYLLSERDSLVLKLENVEKRLESLDKKFTRLGQKYADLEKEKEAMHSQVENLKVSLGEEKQERIGSQQLSEMRMAGLETEIHLLREENKWKKKESEEELEKATKAQFEISIFQKFIQDMENKNHSLIIECQKHVEASKLADKVISELESESLEQQVEAQLLLDEIGRLRSSIYQIFMALESSPDCAPKDNGESEQALVHQILGSVEDMKSDVSKNEDEKQQLFVENSVLEALLEQLQSKGMEIELQKQHLEQDAEIMAKKLAIVNSEKEELLEMNRQLKSELSNGYQAAFVLQAALASLCVRQGDLQTAYNALHEAHSRAKQESACLLKKFSDLIEEKRRADQHNDDILLELLANTNQSAMLKNFVAEKIVELRSLLEDLNNQHEVNSCLGREMNELGGTLDLQKAENLALKDAVCSLESEIQEIRKCNVQMKQEIASSAERLIQTKTKLFDTEMQLDATEKLNSTLFTTVAELKIDVHRSQQEAKDLKKNEARLSETNSTQMKEIQSLHKVKKKLESELGLLHQEIEENVVREQTLSIELQGMNNEFELWEAEAATFCFDLQVSSVKEVLLKNKVQELTGACQNLEHKNAEKTSEIEQIKGMICLKESEINGLKSQLSAYDPVIASLRDDITLIEHNVLRRSNLKAAHSQETEQFLEFAIPSEATSQMPSEDQSLHSLQNLQKRVKVVGKLMEDLNKPVSRRRSNSKSKQEPVMSEVDHPKMQHNFGRDKHERSSKKAYSSELNDSPKLQKTKAKASEARNMMLMKDIPLDQASDNSYNSMRKTGNAGSDDLMLELWETVEDGNRDKTIGESLSISRKPKGRYRVYDQLLPSTDSDMEKELAVDKLELSSRFAEPSQELNDKYILETLASDAEKLECLQVALCDLRRKLEANKKSRKSKNIDFGDVKEQLQEAEDTLVHLIDLNVQLVKNIEDCPPEEMASPRLKETMKTWRVKVMEQAEKGSERISVLELAVQKIQFVLSKVEDEGKGSNRFLRSRAVILRDFINSGRKNSGRRKKGPNCGCFKQSASINRSRY